Genomic segment of Triticum aestivum cultivar Chinese Spring chromosome 6A, IWGSC CS RefSeq v2.1, whole genome shotgun sequence:
cgctgccaaaatttaaaccaaaagcggaagcagacCAGGACGTGCTTTTCAAAATCTGATTCCGCTGTGAGCCAAAATCTGAAAAAAACTGTATCAGCTgatttgccaaatgacctacatctttttcacatcagattttccacagctGTTTTTCCACAGCAGATTTTTTACAACTGATTTTAGAAATtcacagccgaaccaaacaggcAAGACGAAGACGCGTGCATGTGCAATGTATGTGCGGCACGAACGAGtgatccacccacccaccccatcCGGCCGTCCCAATCCCCTCCACTCCATCCGCCCACACGAGTACAGTGCAGGTTCAGTGCATCCAGCTCCGGCCAGCGCAACTTGTCCCCTGGGAGCGCCAAGGGCGGCCCCCGCCTCCCGTCTCTGTCCCTCGCGCCGATTATTCAATTCCCACCTACTCCGTCTCTTTCTTCCCTACTCCGCCTCAGCTCGCGCTTTCCCCTTCCTCCCTCCTGTCACAGacttctcctctcccctctcctccttctCTTTTTTCCCTGTCGCAGCGGCGATAGGGTTCGGCTTCcgtctcctcccccccccccccccccccccccccccctccggcggTGGTCGCCTGTAAATGCTTAAGGCCTTCTCCGTCGGCTCGgatcgtgcggcggcggcggctctcttcTTGGTCGTGCTCTTCTTCTTCCAAGGGATCTCTTCCTTCTCCGGCGATTCGGCATGCCTGCCTTCCACGCATACGGAGGTAAGCGATAGAGAGAGACCCCCTtcatgtttttcttttttcttttcccccGAAGAGAGTCGGGTTGTTGTTTTAGTCGTGGTTCCTTGCAAGGAAAGGTTTGTTCTTGCGTGTCCCTGATGGTGTGTTCTTCGACACAATCAGATGGCGGGTGCCTCGTCTCTGCCCCGGCCGAGCTTTCCGGGATGTTctgccgcggtggcggagcggtgGTTCAGCAGCGGAAGCGCTCTCTGGTGGCCGCGTCGGcggtcgccgcggcggcggccgagTGCATGAGGGCCAGCAAGAAGCAGAGGCAGCCCCCGCAGCCGTCCCTGGACCTGCTCCCGGACGAGTGCCTCTTCGAGGTCCTGCGCCGCCTGCCCGGCGGCCGCGAGCGCGCTGACTCCGCGTGCGTCTCCCGCCGCTGGCTCGCGCTCCTCGCCAGCATTCGGGTCTCCGAGCTCGGTCATGCCGCGGCGGCCGCCCCGTCCCTGCCCGATCTCAACGAGGAGTTCGTCATGGAGGAGGATACGGACGACTCCTCCGCAGATCCCTCCGTCGAGAGGGTTCTCGAGGGTAACGAGGCCACCGATGTCCGCCTCGCCGCCATGGCTGTTGTTGCTGGATCCCGCCGCGGGCTGGAGAAGCTCGCCATCCGTGGGAGCCACCCGACGCGTGGGGTCACAGACCAGGGGCTCCTGGCCGTTGCCCGCGGCAGTCCTAACCTCTGCTCCCTCGCGCTGTGGGACGTGCCACTTGTGACCGACGCTGGGCTCGCTGAGATCGCCGCCGGGTGCCCCTCGCTGGAGCGTCTGGATATCACTTCTTGCCCGCTCATCACAGACAAGGGCCTTGCTGCTATTGCTCAGGGGTGCCCCAACTTGGTGTCTCTGACCATGGAGGCCTGCTCCGGCGTTGGCAACGAGGGCCTGAGGGCGATTGGCCGGTGCTGCTTGAAGCTGCAGGCTGTGAGCATCAAGAACTGTGTGCACGTTGGTGACCAGGGCATTTCTAGCCTCGTGTGCTCCGCTTCCGCATCACTGGCCAAGATCCGTCTCCAGGGATTGAACATCACAGATGCTTCGCTTGCCGTGATTGGGTACTATGGGAAGGCCGTCACGGATCTTACACTTGCTCGCCTTGCTGCTGTTGGTGAGAGGGGTTTTTGGGTGATGGCCAATGCCGCCGGCTTGCAGAAGTTGAGGTGCATGAGTGTCACCTCTTGCCTTGGGGTCACTGATCTTGCTATCACTTGTATTGCCAAGTTCTGCCCAGGCTTGAAACAGCTTTGCCTCAGGAAGTGTGGACATGTGTCGGATGCTGGTCTTAAGGCTTTCATAGAATCGGCAAAGGTGATGGAAAACCTGCAGCTTGAAGAGTGCAACAGGGTTACTCTTGTTGGTGTTCTGGCCTGCCTTATCAACTGCAGCCATAAGTTCAGGGCTCTCTCCTTGGTGAAATGCACAGGTGTCAAGGATgtctgttctgctcctgcacaactTCCTGTCTGCAAATCACTTCGTTTCTTGACAATCAAGGATTGCCCAGGTTTCACTGATGCAAGCTTGGCCGTAGTCGGTATGATCTGCCCTCAGCTGGAGCAAGTCgacctgagtggtcttggtgaggTCACTGACAATGGGCTTCTTCCGTTGATAAACTCTTCCGAGGGTAACCTGGTCAAGGTTGACTTGAGTGGTTGCAAGAACATCACAGATGTTGCTGTTTCTTCCCTGGTGAAGGCACATGGAAAATCTGTTAAGCAAGTTAGTCTCGAGGGTTGCAGCAAGATAACAGATGCAAGCCTCTTCTGTATTTCTGAGAACTGCACTGAGCTTGCAGGGCTTGATCTTTCTAACTGCATGGTCAGCGACTCCGGTGTTGCAAGCCTGGCGTCCGCAAATCACTTCAAGCTCCGTGCCCTCTCGCTGTTTGGCTGCTCTAAGGTCACACAGGTGAGCGTGCAGTTCTTGGGCAGCATGGGTAAGTTGGAGGGCCTCAATCTTCAGTACTGCAACATGATTGGCAACCACAACATTGCATCGCTGGAGAAGCAGCTCTGGTGGTGCGACATTCTCGCCTAGGCAGACAAGATGGTTCATTGCTGGTGGGGCTCGTCTACTGGGTCAGCCGCCTGCATATGCAGATATACGTCTCTAGCAGCGCAACCGTCAAACCCATATTAGTCAGTTTTTCGGCTCATCATGAGCTGGGATGGGCTTCTGAACTTTGTTCAGGGACCGGTCATTTTTTGGAGGGCGCCTTTGGCCAAGTGCTCGTTTTTTCACAGATCACTCCTCAGGATGTGATCTGTTTTTTGAGCATCTGGCTGCCATCACTGGCATCCTGCCCCTTCCATCCAGGCACCGGTCCTTGCCGTTATAGCCACACCATACTGGTTTTTTAGGTTGCTCTAGTGTCCAGTGTCATTTTTTCACTGCTTCATGGTTAAGAAGTTGCAGGCGCCAGCTCCAGTGGCTGGTCTCCAGGGTTGCTGATCCTGGAACGTCTGTTGACATGTCTGGTTGATATTGATATTGTTATTGAGTTTGGGTCTGTCAGTATGTTGAGGTGCTGTGTGTTGTTCTCTAGTGTGTGTGTGGTGTCATGTAGGGTTGCTTTTTTCTTGCGGTTCCTCTTAGGAATGTCTGGTCTTCGGGATCTGGCCGTCGCGAGGCGCATACTAGAGCCTCGCGACTACAACCCTGTATGGTTGTTTTTCTTGACAGGTCCCTGATTTTACCGGCATGATGTTGAGGACTGTAATCTTTGCAACCTTATAAGAATAAATGAAGTATGTGTTTGTTTTGCAAGTTCTATTCTTGTACATCCATTGATTTTTTCTTCAATATGTTTATCAAGGATGTCAAGTGTGTTGTCTAGTAACAAGATGCATTCTTGAAAGTTGGCTGCTCGATGTGCCAAAATTTGAAATTTGAGGGGCATATTTTGATATCCAAGAATGGCATCCATATTTGGATTTGCGATTATATTTCTTCCCATGTTGTCTTGTACAATTCCAGTCCGTACTTCTCTTGGCCATCGCTTTAACACATGATATGCCGTTGTGACTTGATATTCATCAAATCAAGAACTTTAAGAGCATGGCCACATAATATTCCAATTCTATCAAACATCCAGCAACTGCACTCAATTGTTTGCTTGCTCACGTTTTTCCTCCTAAGGTCAGACTTCTGTTCAAAATCGGCAATGTCTTTGTACTCAAACATGCACGCACTAAAATCTGACAGAATACGTGTTTCTTCATTCTCCTATATTTTCTTCTCTTCATTCTTctctcttttcttctcttttttcttttcttcattttcCTCTTCACCCTTCTATTCATGTAAATGTTTGACAACATTTTGCATAATGTGAAAGGTGCGTAATCCATGTCATGCTTCTGCAAACACTTCCCCAATGACCTTTCCCATTGCAACATCTTGATCTATATAGAATGGTTTAGGCCCCTTTCCTTTGTGAGATATTAGAAAGGCCTAAAACGACCACTTGAAGGACGCACATGTTTCATCATACATGAGAGCATCATCAAAAACTATAGTTTCTCTAAAATGATTGAAACCGACATAGACACTTGTTGGatatatgtcctagaggcaataataaaatgattattattgtatttgcttgttcatgataattgtctattgttcatgctataattgtattaaccggaagtcgtaatacatgtgtgaatacatagaccataacacgtccctagtaagcctctagttgactagctcgttgatcaatagatggtcatggtttcctgaccatggacattggatgtcattgataacaggatcacatca
This window contains:
- the LOC123127290 gene encoding EIN3-binding F-box protein 1; amino-acid sequence: MPAFHAYGDGGCLVSAPAELSGMFCRGGGAVVQQRKRSLVAASAVAAAAAECMRASKKQRQPPQPSLDLLPDECLFEVLRRLPGGRERADSACVSRRWLALLASIRVSELGHAAAAAPSLPDLNEEFVMEEDTDDSSADPSVERVLEGNEATDVRLAAMAVVAGSRRGLEKLAIRGSHPTRGVTDQGLLAVARGSPNLCSLALWDVPLVTDAGLAEIAAGCPSLERLDITSCPLITDKGLAAIAQGCPNLVSLTMEACSGVGNEGLRAIGRCCLKLQAVSIKNCVHVGDQGISSLVCSASASLAKIRLQGLNITDASLAVIGYYGKAVTDLTLARLAAVGERGFWVMANAAGLQKLRCMSVTSCLGVTDLAITCIAKFCPGLKQLCLRKCGHVSDAGLKAFIESAKVMENLQLEECNRVTLVGVLACLINCSHKFRALSLVKCTGVKDVCSAPAQLPVCKSLRFLTIKDCPGFTDASLAVVGMICPQLEQVDLSGLGEVTDNGLLPLINSSEGNLVKVDLSGCKNITDVAVSSLVKAHGKSVKQVSLEGCSKITDASLFCISENCTELAGLDLSNCMVSDSGVASLASANHFKLRALSLFGCSKVTQVSVQFLGSMGKLEGLNLQYCNMIGNHNIASLEKQLWWCDILA